One region of Neisseria mucosa genomic DNA includes:
- a CDS encoding (d)CMP kinase — translation MNTKQKVIAIDGPSASGKGTVASRVAQALGFDYLDSGALYRLTALYAKKRDVEWNDEEAVAALAENLPARFEGTQVFLDDEDVSGQIRSEAIGMGASAVAQLPKVRAALLQRQRDFLTGKGLVADGRDMGSVVFPDAALKVFLTAGAKIRAERRAKQIGIPCEGLEFERILSDIEARDEADRRRSVAPLKQLPDAELLDTSGLSIEEAVKKVLDWYHKV, via the coding sequence ATGAATACCAAACAAAAAGTCATCGCCATAGACGGGCCCAGTGCATCGGGAAAAGGGACGGTCGCTTCCCGCGTCGCTCAGGCTTTGGGGTTCGATTATCTGGACTCCGGCGCGTTATACCGCCTGACCGCACTGTATGCGAAGAAACGGGATGTGGAATGGAATGATGAAGAGGCGGTTGCCGCGCTGGCGGAAAATCTGCCTGCCCGCTTTGAAGGCACTCAGGTTTTTTTGGATGACGAAGACGTTTCGGGACAAATCCGCAGTGAAGCCATCGGCATGGGCGCTTCTGCGGTGGCGCAGTTGCCAAAAGTGCGTGCCGCGCTTTTGCAGCGGCAGCGTGATTTTCTAACGGGAAAAGGTTTGGTCGCCGACGGGCGCGATATGGGTTCGGTTGTTTTCCCCGATGCGGCGTTAAAGGTTTTTCTGACCGCAGGTGCGAAAATACGGGCGGAACGCCGCGCCAAACAAATCGGCATTCCATGCGAAGGCTTGGAATTTGAACGGATTTTGTCGGACATCGAGGCACGCGATGAAGCGGACCGCCGCCGCAGCGTCGCGCCCTTAAAGCAGCTTCCCGATGCGGAACTTTTGGATACGAGCGGGCTGAGTATCGAAGAAGCTGTAAAAAAAGTGCTTGATTGGTATCATAAAGTTTGA